One window from the genome of Azospirillum sp. B510 encodes:
- a CDS encoding class I SAM-dependent methyltransferase, which produces MAKAAGCGPERRVVELGPGTGPVTSALLSHGVTPGNLLMVELDAAFADHLAIQHPDATVVRGDATRIQRIVQTHGWKDCDAVVSGLPLVAMPLPVQARIVRGAFSVLAPDGVFVQFTYGPFAPVNPELIRRLRLKPRRHAWIARNLPPASVWTFRRLP; this is translated from the coding sequence ATGGCGAAGGCGGCCGGCTGCGGTCCCGAACGGCGGGTGGTGGAACTGGGGCCGGGCACCGGTCCGGTCACCTCGGCGCTGCTGTCCCATGGCGTCACCCCCGGCAATCTGCTGATGGTCGAGCTGGACGCCGCCTTCGCCGATCATCTGGCGATCCAGCATCCGGACGCCACGGTGGTGCGCGGCGACGCGACGCGGATCCAGCGCATCGTCCAGACCCATGGCTGGAAAGACTGCGACGCCGTGGTCTCCGGCCTGCCGCTGGTCGCGATGCCTCTACCGGTCCAGGCGCGAATCGTGCGCGGCGCCTTTTCCGTGCTGGCGCCCGACGGGGTTTTCGTGCAATTCACCTATGGTCCCTTCGCCCCGGTCAATCCGGAACTGATCCGGCGGCTGCGGTTGAAGCCGCGGCGCCATGCCTGGATCGCCCGGAACCTGCCGCCGGCGTCAGTCTGGACCTTCCGCCGGCTGCCCTGA
- a CDS encoding class I SAM-dependent methyltransferase: MTADTVLNEARALIGARRFRPALRLLRGAAASSGVERLHLLGLAHLGHRNPSEAIACLRRTLADDPADADRMATLAKAHQAANAPLPAVRWLERARRVAPDRPDLTAALAGALRRDARYADAISVTREALATGDFSADIRFEAATAAAYLGDDALSLAHFNALLTDDPEHAAAWFGSHAQALHHHGPEEALRRLRRATRCGGANGKYWGYLAATLRLLGRDAEADAVENAEVRDNPRRRPLPDGVKALLPALSTDFRLFGSSGRLLRHALACATMPGLVLEFGVRRGTSLNHIAEVAGQEVHGFDSFEGLPEGWVNSPRGVLTTGSQLPPVRDNARLHVGWFEDSLPPFLATHPEPVRFVNVDSDIYASARTVLTALADRIRPGTVIVFDEYIGNLSWRDDEYRAFQEFSVENTVRYEYFAASPYTKQVALIIR; encoded by the coding sequence TTGACCGCTGACACTGTCTTGAACGAGGCGCGCGCCCTGATCGGCGCGCGCCGTTTCCGCCCCGCCCTGCGCCTGCTGCGAGGCGCCGCCGCGTCCTCCGGAGTCGAGCGGCTCCATCTGCTCGGATTGGCCCATCTTGGCCACCGCAACCCGTCGGAGGCCATCGCCTGCCTGCGCCGCACGCTGGCCGACGATCCAGCAGACGCAGACCGGATGGCGACCCTCGCCAAGGCTCATCAGGCCGCCAATGCCCCGCTTCCCGCCGTCCGCTGGCTGGAGCGCGCCCGTCGGGTCGCTCCCGACCGCCCGGACCTGACGGCAGCCCTGGCCGGCGCGCTGCGCCGCGACGCCCGCTACGCCGACGCCATCTCCGTGACGCGGGAGGCGCTGGCCACCGGCGATTTCTCCGCGGACATCCGCTTCGAAGCGGCGACCGCCGCAGCCTATCTCGGCGACGACGCGCTGTCCCTGGCCCATTTCAACGCGCTGCTGACCGACGATCCCGAACATGCCGCCGCCTGGTTCGGCAGCCATGCCCAGGCGCTGCACCATCATGGTCCCGAGGAGGCGTTGCGCCGGCTGCGCCGCGCCACCCGCTGCGGCGGCGCCAACGGCAAATATTGGGGCTATCTCGCCGCCACCCTGCGGCTGCTTGGCCGCGATGCGGAGGCCGACGCGGTGGAGAATGCCGAGGTCAGGGACAATCCCCGGCGCCGACCGCTGCCGGATGGAGTCAAGGCCCTGCTGCCTGCCCTGTCGACCGATTTCCGCCTGTTCGGCAGCAGCGGCCGGCTGCTGCGCCACGCGCTGGCCTGCGCCACCATGCCGGGTCTGGTGCTGGAGTTCGGCGTGAGGCGCGGCACCTCGCTGAACCACATCGCCGAGGTCGCCGGACAAGAGGTCCACGGCTTCGACTCGTTCGAGGGGCTGCCGGAGGGCTGGGTCAATTCGCCCCGCGGCGTGCTGACCACCGGCAGCCAGCTGCCACCGGTGCGCGACAACGCCCGCCTGCATGTCGGATGGTTCGAGGACAGCCTGCCGCCCTTCCTCGCCACCCATCCGGAGCCGGTGCGTTTCGTCAATGTCGACAGCGACATCTATGCCTCGGCCCGGACGGTGCTGACCGCCCTGGCCGATCGGATTCGGCCGGGAACGGTCATCGTGTTCGACGAATATATCGGCAATCTGAGCTGGCGCGACGATGAATACCGGGCCTTCCAGGAATTCTCTGTGGAGAATACGGTACGATATGAGTATTTCGCCGCCAGCCCCTACACAAAGCAGGTGGCGCTGATTATAAGATAA
- a CDS encoding GntR family transcriptional regulator — MSQVTRTSSRTEGLERYLPPPDGESRATAEMVAETLRNAISHGVLPAGMPLRQDHIAAHFAISHIPVREALQQLISDGLVEFIRNKGAVVSQLSAKVAHELTEFRFILEGQLIRWSTPRITAAHVRDAEVILAELDDANEIDKVLDLSKSFHYKLYEPAERPFFMAEIDKVRANLRRYLRLAYNTSGYKKDSQDEHWKLLKFVRNGDAEEAADLVQKHIQATGGLICKYLLENVPSK; from the coding sequence ATGAGTCAAGTGACGCGCACATCAAGCCGAACCGAGGGGCTGGAACGTTACCTTCCGCCGCCTGATGGCGAATCGCGGGCGACAGCTGAAATGGTTGCGGAAACTTTAAGGAATGCTATTTCTCATGGTGTTCTGCCCGCCGGGATGCCTCTGCGGCAAGATCACATCGCCGCACATTTTGCAATCAGCCACATTCCAGTGCGAGAAGCGCTCCAGCAGCTTATCAGCGATGGACTTGTCGAGTTCATCCGCAACAAGGGGGCTGTCGTTTCACAACTTTCCGCTAAGGTTGCCCATGAGCTAACGGAGTTCCGATTTATTCTGGAAGGGCAGCTTATCCGTTGGTCTACGCCAAGAATCACTGCGGCTCATGTCAGGGATGCTGAGGTAATACTGGCGGAATTGGATGATGCAAATGAAATAGACAAAGTTTTGGATTTAAGCAAATCTTTCCACTATAAGCTGTATGAGCCTGCCGAGAGGCCATTCTTTATGGCGGAAATTGACAAGGTGCGCGCAAACCTGCGGCGCTACCTTCGGCTTGCTTATAACACATCAGGATATAAGAAAGATTCACAGGATGAACACTGGAAATTGTTAAAATTTGTTCGCAATGGTGATGCTGAAGAGGCGGCCGATCTGGTGCAGAAACATATCCAGGCAACGGGCGGGCTGATCTGCAAATATCTATTGGAGAATGTGCCATCAAAATAA
- a CDS encoding MFS transporter yields the protein MRERVQFLFNRNTTAYRWVILIVSTISQASASFASQGIGILSGFLQESLKLNALEVGLLITASGAAAIPGLLVVGNLLDRQSERHIIGLGAFVIALGMVGAAYASNFHVLLAGLFVMGIGYSTAQPGGSKAISSWFPKNQRGLAMGIRQAGLPLGGAVAAGILPMITARFDWRAAFVVSAVVALGGGVLFACFYKSPPASVASPAARPPTTLSYLVAMLRQPYMRRIMWSGASLVMAQYGILIFMVIYFKESLGLSLQYGTVLLLSCQVSGACGRVFLAGWSDHSRAGRLLPIITSMGAVIAGFVVLLFLPTNTPYPVLLLIAVWLGFFGFGWYGPWVAYVSESAPPDRVGLAIGTAMAVNQISIIGTPPLLGLLCDASGTYAAPWALLIVCLGASLLICLRKT from the coding sequence ATGCGAGAAAGAGTGCAATTTTTGTTTAATAGAAACACCACCGCTTATCGCTGGGTTATCCTCATTGTTTCCACTATTTCTCAGGCAAGCGCATCATTTGCTTCCCAAGGCATTGGTATTCTCTCTGGCTTCTTGCAAGAGAGTCTAAAGCTGAATGCACTTGAAGTTGGACTTTTGATCACAGCCTCCGGCGCCGCCGCCATCCCCGGTCTGCTTGTCGTCGGAAACCTTCTTGACCGCCAGAGTGAGCGGCACATCATCGGCTTGGGGGCCTTTGTCATCGCGTTGGGCATGGTTGGCGCAGCCTATGCGTCCAATTTCCATGTTCTTTTGGCAGGGCTTTTCGTGATGGGAATTGGATACAGCACCGCTCAACCCGGCGGCAGCAAGGCGATCTCGTCCTGGTTCCCGAAGAACCAGCGCGGCTTGGCGATGGGCATCCGCCAAGCTGGCCTGCCTTTGGGAGGCGCGGTCGCGGCCGGCATTCTCCCGATGATCACGGCGCGTTTCGATTGGCGGGCGGCCTTCGTCGTCAGCGCCGTCGTCGCGCTTGGAGGAGGCGTCCTCTTTGCGTGCTTCTACAAATCGCCCCCCGCGTCGGTCGCCTCACCAGCCGCAAGACCACCGACAACATTGTCCTATCTCGTGGCGATGCTTCGGCAACCTTACATGAGACGCATCATGTGGTCCGGCGCCAGCCTTGTCATGGCGCAGTATGGAATACTGATCTTCATGGTGATATATTTCAAGGAATCTCTGGGACTTTCACTTCAATATGGAACAGTACTTCTGCTTTCGTGCCAAGTTTCTGGCGCATGTGGACGGGTATTTCTTGCGGGGTGGAGTGATCATTCCCGAGCTGGACGTTTGCTCCCAATAATAACAAGTATGGGAGCCGTCATCGCTGGCTTCGTCGTTCTGCTGTTCTTGCCAACGAACACACCATATCCAGTCCTGCTGCTGATCGCGGTCTGGCTTGGCTTTTTTGGGTTTGGCTGGTACGGACCTTGGGTTGCTTATGTGTCTGAATCCGCGCCGCCCGATCGCGTTGGGTTGGCGATTGGTACGGCAATGGCTGTCAACCAAATCTCTATCATCGGCACGCCTCCATTGCTGGGGCTGCTGTGCGATGCGTCAGGAACCTATGCGGCACCTTGGGCGTTGCTGATAGTGTGCCTCGGCGCTTCCCTGCTTATCTGTCTGAGGAAAACATGA